The genomic DNA CGGACCTTCCATCACAGTTGATACAACCGGTGCACCAGTCCTCATGAATGCAGGAATCAAGTTTACGAGGAACCGAGGCAAGTATATTCAGGTGGGCTCTCCTCCGTTCGATTACACGCTGGGAGAGGTAACTGGCTTTGAATTGATGATTTCTGGAAAACAATGGATTGGAGCTATTGAAGGTGGTGCGTATCCGCCGGATTTCGTGCCCAAGATGATTCAGTGGTATCGGGAGGGCAGGTTCCCGATCGATAAGATGGCAAAGTTCATGCCGGCGGATGACTTCCAACAGGCGCTTCATGAGATGCATACAGGAGTAAGTAACAATATGAAACTTGCATTCGGTTGCGTTGTGTTGAGATATGCTAACTTGCTGCTTCTTTTGCTTGCAACAGGAGACAATCAAGCCAATGTAAGTCAAAATCACGAACCGACTTGCTTTTGCAATGAATGCTAATCGCTACGCAGCTTGACGTGGTAGTAAAATCACGACCTCAGCCTGCCATACGTAGAGCGCAAATAGTCAAGAAATCAACAAACGAAACAACTTCCACTCAAACATCAGCTTGTGGCGGAAAGATTCTCAATCATCCACCTGCTCCATCCAGTCCGCCTGCCAACACCTCAAAGCCTTATCTCCACCTTTCGGCTTCTTCCCATCCGCCGGCGGCTCCTTGCACTTCTTACCCGGCAATATCTCCCACTTGATACCATCGCCCTTGACCCCCGCTTCCGGCACCCATTCTTTGCCCAGGTAATTCTCCCAGCCCCCGAAGATGCTGCCCGGATTCATGTAAACCTTATACGTCTTACACGAACCCATCGCTGCTTGGAGGAAGTATTCGCAACGCTTGACACCCGCGCGAAAATCGAAGTGACAGCCTGTGTCTTTCTGCGTAGCGTTGCACGATTTCTGGTCGTGTGTGATGCGAATCTTCATCGCGTTTGGGTCCTTTGGGTTGGGGATGGCCTCAGGAACAGAAGTCTTCATGGGGTAGGAGCGCTCAGATTTGCTGCCGTCCCAGGATTTGTGGTTGCCCTCGAGTGTGTTAATATCCTTAGATCCGGCGTAGGTCTTGTACGAAGCGGACATCTGGCTGCAGAATTTGGTGACCACGGAAGATGCAGCGGCGCGTTCCCAGTGGATGGCTTCTCCAGTGGAACACCAGCCTTTTGGTGGCGGACCGGTCGGTGttggtggaggcggtggtgCGGTCATTACGTCGCCACCGATGGCTGGCGCTTTGGTGTAGCCGCAGGTCGAAGTTGTCCAGCTTGTGCTGCCTTTGGTTGAAATGCCATAGACATTCTTGGTCATCACGTAGTTCTTGCCATCGGGACAGGCGCACCAGGAGGTGTGGAAATCGCCGGCTGCTGTGGTCTGAGAACTGCACTTGAACGTATTGGTGATCGGAGCAGTGACAATGCGAGGATCCGAGACAGGAGGGTTCGATGGCGGCGTGTACAGCATGCGCTTTGGGGCCGGTGTTGTGGTGTACGGGCAGTTATCCGTAAGAACCGTCTTTGAGCCTTTGACGTCGCTGGTGTAGACATACTTGTGCGTGATGTATCTTGTCTTCCCACAGTTGCACCAGGTTTGTGAATTTGCTTGCTCCACGCCTTGTCGGCAGAGAAAGTTCAGAGCTGTCGTGACAAGGCCGCTGGCTCTGGGGAACGGCCATACCGCATCCTCCTTGTCTCCGTTGGTGCCCTGATCGTCGTTGGGATTGATATGGCAAACCGTCGGGTTCGTGCACATCGCACATCTGTCcgacgtcgtcgtcttcgtcgctgaGGTTGCAGTTCCCGATGCTCCTCCAGTGAGCGCCCGAATCATATTCTGGAACGAGTACAGCGGCACAGAGACCTCCCAATTCAGGGCGTCGCCAATTTGATAACCAGCTCTCATGATAGCGAACGCCGTAGCGAGCTGGTATGCTCGGTTGATGGTATGCTGATCGATCATGGCAGACAGGAAATAAGCGGCCCATTCTGGTGGAATGAGGACGTCGCCCAGTTGGGCCGTAATTTCCCCTCCAAGCTTGTCGTAGAGGCCAGCTTCAAGTTCACGAGAGATATCGCAGTACAGCCCATTTTGCGGATGTTGACGCTTGCGCAGGTGGTGGCCACCTTCGAAGCATGCGCTTTGCATCTTTTCAAAGATTCTATCTCTCGTGTCCGTGCTCAGGGTGACAGTAGCGTTGATTCCGTATTTCGGGTCGCCCATTATGGCCGGAGGCTTCGATTTCGGAATAGCCATGGTCGCCACAGCTTGAGTGGTATAAACCGAAGTAACAAAACTGTGACCGGTCTCGTAGATGTCCGTGAAGGTGACCCTCGTTGGGGTGAACGGCGTGGCATCGTTTCGATCGGCGTCGTGGCATCGAATAGTGTTGAGAGTGGTGATACATGTCGTCCGGTAAGCCTTGATTTGCGGTGCCTCTAAATCGTTTGGCATGTCGACACTGGAGACAAATTTCGTGATCAGTGTCGTATTTGTGACACTTATCATTCTGGCTGAGCTCTCCAGCACTGCTGGAGCAGTAGCAGTGCCATTGGCAATCGTATTTTCGGCGATGAGTCCCTGGGAAGCAGTAGTGGAAGCGACTGCTCCAAAGCTGAGCAGGCCAAGGACTAACCCGCCGAACAAGCGGCCGAGACTCATCCTGTCCGCTAAACGGTGGATGACTATTTAGTTGTGAGTGGTGAAGATATTGAAGGGTCCGAGATCCACGTCTAGGTTGTTCGATGTGTCTTTGAATGTTGTTCAGTCTTCAGTGGTTCGAGattgtcgatgttgatgttggcATAGAAGTTCAGGTTTGGTCCAGTCCATCAGTGCCTTTTTGTGCTTCCTTCCCAACCTCAAATTCACCAAACGAAGAATGCACAAGCAAATCATCTGAACCATCATCTGCTCGATCAGCTAACATGTGCATCCTTGACACTCCTGCGAGTCCATCTGATGTCTTGAGCAATCCAACCGATATCGCGTGCAAATCCATCTGATGTCTGGAGCGATTTGATCTGATACCTTGTGCAAATCCATCTGATATCTTGTGCAGAAAAGCCAGAAACATGTGAAAGTCACAATGCCACGTCCTCCATAGCACAGAATGGACATATAGCGCATTCGATGTCCTTAGTGTAAAGAGAAA from Cercospora beticola chromosome 3, complete sequence includes the following:
- a CDS encoding uncharacterized protein (antiSMASH:Cluster_1), with the protein product MSLGRLFGGLVLGLLSFGAVASTTASQGLIAENTIANGTATAPAVLESSARMISVTNTTLITKFVSSVDMPNDLEAPQIKAYRTTCITTLNTIRCHDADRNDATPFTPTRVTFTDIYETGHSFVTSVYTTQAVATMAIPKSKPPAIMGDPKYGINATVTLSTDTRDRIFEKMQSACFEGGHHLRKRQHPQNGLYCDISRELEAGLYDKLGGEITAQLGDVLIPPEWAAYFLSAMIDQHTINRAYQLATAFAIMRAGYQIGDALNWEVSVPLYSFQNMIRALTGGASGTATSATKTTTSDRCAMCTNPTVCHINPNDDQGTNGDKEDAVWPFPRASGLVTTALNFLCRQGVEQANSQTWCNCGKTRYITHKYVYTSDVKGSKTVLTDNCPYTTTPAPKRMLYTPPSNPPVSDPRIVTAPITNTFKCSSQTTAAGDFHTSWCACPDGKNYVMTKNVYGISTKGSTSWTTSTCGYTKAPAIGGDVMTAPPPPPTPTGPPPKGWCSTGEAIHWERAAASSVVTKFCSQMSASYKTYAGSKDINTLEGNHKSWDGSKSERSYPMKTSVPEAIPNPKDPNAMKIRITHDQKSCNATQKDTGCHFDFRAGVKRCEYFLQAAMGSCKTYKVYMNPGSIFGGWENYLGKEWVPEAGVKGDGIKWEILPGKKCKEPPADGKKPKGGDKALRCWQADWMEQVDD